A part of Cannabis sativa cultivar Pink pepper isolate KNU-18-1 chromosome 6, ASM2916894v1, whole genome shotgun sequence genomic DNA contains:
- the LOC115725360 gene encoding glucan endo-1,3-beta-glucosidase 14: MVVHLKKKKQWYSLKVLLFVRYTPLILVHLTNPYSHLYQKLSSFTGLYFTAMNSLRIFAQIAQLFMLFFTPIVSHRAQAFTGTYGINYGRIADNIPSPDEVATLLRAAKIKNVRIYDADHSVLKAFSGTGLELVIGLPNGFLKDMSANEDHALTWVKENVQSFLPETHIVGIAVGNEVLGGGDLELWGALLGAVKNIHKAVNNLHLADVVQITTAHSQAVFDNSYPPSSCIFRDNVVQFIKPLLEFFSEIGSPFCLNAYPFIAYKGDPENIDINYALFQSTQGIYDPKTNLHYDNMLDAQIDAAYAALEDAGFKKMEVIITETGWASHGDDNESGATPINARTYNYNLRKRLAKKKGTPFRPKNVVKAYIFAIFNENLKTGPTSEKNYGLFKADGTISYDIGFHGLHSSSASSLRLSPKDIRARSWSQWHSLLLPVYAAALLLLLR, encoded by the exons ATGGTGGTACacctgaagaagaagaaacagtgGTATTCATTGAAGGTGTTGTTATTTGTCCGTTATACCCCTTTGATTTTGGTCCACCTCACCAACCCATATTCCCATCTTTACCAAAAATTATCATCCTTTACTGGTTTGTACTTCACAGCCATGAATAGTTTGAGGATTTTTGCTCAGATTGCTCAACTGTTCATGCTTTTTTTCACTCCAATTG TTTCTCACAGAGCACAAGCATTTACTGGAACGTATGGAATAAATTACGGGAGAATTGCAGATAACATCCCTTCTCCGGATGAAGTTGCTACTCTTCTCAGAGCAGCTAAGATAAAGAATGTTAGAATATACGATGCAGATCACAGTGTTCTCAAGGCCTTTAGTGGGACTGGACTTGAATTAGTAATTGGACTTCCAAATGGATTCCTTAAAGATATGAGTGCGAATGAGGATCACGCGTTGACTTGGGTCAAAGAAAATGTGCAGTCTTTCTTACCAGAGACACACATTGTTGGAATTGCTGTGGGAAATGAAGTCTTGGGTGGGGGTGATTTAGAATTGTGGGGAGCTCTTTTGGGTGCTgtgaaaaatatacataaagcTGTAAACAATCTTCACTTAGCTGATGTAGTACAGATTACCACTGCTCATTCACAGGCTGTTTTTGATAATTCATACCCTCCTTCTTCATGTATATTCAGAGACAATGTAGTTCAATTCATAAAGCCGCTACTGGAGTTCTTCTCCGAGATTGGATCTCCTTTCTGTTTGAATGCATACCCATTTATTGCCTATAAGGGTGACCCAGAGAATATTGATATTAATTATGCCCTTTTTCAGTCAACACAAGGAATTTATGATccaaaaaccaatcttcattaTGATAACATGCTTGATGCTCAGATTGATGCTGCTTATGCAGCTTTAGAGGATGCTGGATTCAAAAAGATGGAAGTTATAATAACAGAGACAGGGTGGGCTTCACATGGAGATGACAATGAATCTGGTGCCACACCAATTAATGCAAGAACATATAATTATAATCTGCGAAAAAGACTTGCAAAGAAGAAAGGAACACCCTTCCGCCCGAAGAATGTTGTGAAGGCATACATTTTTgcaatatttaatgaaaatttgaAGACTGGACCAACATCTGAGAAAAATTATGGACTATTCAAGGCTGATGGTACCATTTCATATGACATTGGGTTTCATGGGCTTCATTCTTCATCGGCGAGTTCATTGCGTTTATCTCCAAAG GATATTCGAGCTCGAAGCTGGTCTCAATGGCACTCCTTATTATTACCAGTTTATGCTGCAGCACTTCTTTTGCTTTTGAGATAA